GGTGGATGGAGTCGCGCAGACCGGTTTGGCTTGTTCAGCGGACGATGCTACCCACTTCGACAATCTCAACGGCTCGCTTGGATCGCTTGCCGAGTCGGTCAGTCTGGCTTCGAGTCCGACCGACGGGAATACTCTCCTGCTCGGGGTAGGCGCGAACGGAACGGCGTTGACGTCGAACGCGTCCGCCTTGGAGCCGTGGGTCCAGCTTGCAACTGGTGAGGGTGGAACGGTCGCGATTGATCAGACGAATCCTCTCAACCTGTTCATCTCGACTGGATCTGGGGTGAGCATCTCGTCTTGCGACAAAGGACCGGGCTGCGGGCCCAACGACTTTGCAGGCCTTCCGACGATCGGGTCGGCGCAGGTCTCGGGTGACGCTGCACTCGTTGACGCACCGTTTTTGCTCGATCCTGTCTTAGCGTCGAACATCATCACCGGCACATGCCGCGTCTGGCGAGGGCCGTCCTCCGGTGGGAGTGCTTGGTCAGGAAGCAATGCGCTGTCGGCATTTTTTTCGGGATCTCCGAGCGCAGCATGCGTGTCAGGCACCAACCCTCTCGTGCGTTCACTCGGGGCAGGCGGACCACCGAGCAGTACGGCAGCTTCACAGAATGCTGGAGCGACGGTCCTTTATGCCGGCCTTGCCGGAACGCTGGACGGCGGAGGAAGCATCGGCGGCCATCTGTTGACGGTGTCGAGCGCTGACACTGCCGGTCCAGCTACGGTTTGGCATGATGCAGCAGGAACGAACGTCAGCAACGACATTGCGGACGGAGGAAAGTTCAACCCTGGAGGTTTCGACCTTTCGTCGATTGCCGTGGATGCTCACGACGCGACCGGACGAACGGTTTACGTGACTTTGATGGGCTTCGCTGGAAGGGGAGTGAATGCTCCCCATCTCTACCGGTCTCTCGATGGTGGAGGGAGCTGGGCCAACCTTTCGAGCAATCTGCCGAATGCTCCAGCGAACTCAGTGGTCATTGATCCGAACGACGCGAACACGGTGTATGTTGCCATGGATACGGGAGTATATGTCACCACGCAGGTGGCCATGTGCTCTTCTGCGAACTGCTGGAGCCTTTATGGGACGGCCCTGCCGAACGCGCCAGTGGTTCAGCTTGTCGCTTCGGCCGGAGTCGCAACCAGCGATGGAAGAACGGGGGAGTTGCTTGCGGCGACCTACGGAAGAGGTGTGTGGCGCATTCCGCTGCTAACCGCTGTGAGTCCTGCCGTTCCAGCGATCACTTTGAGTCCGACCACTCTGAGCTTTGGTGATACGGCGGTCGCGACCGAGAGCGCTTCGCAGACTGTGACTGTCACAAACAGCGGAAACGCTTCCCTGACCGTTACGGGGGTCACGGCATCGGGCGATTTCGTTGAGACGGACAACTGTATTGGCCCGGGCGTGACCATAGCTGTGGGTGCGACATGCACCGTTTCCGTCAGTTTTTTGCCTGCTTCGTCTGGTGTTCGTTCCGGTCTTTTGACCGTCTATGGCAATGTCCCGCTCGGGCAAGCGATCGTGTCTCTGGCCGGGACGGGCACATCTGCGGCGGCAATCGTACTGAATCCCATCGCGGTGACTTTTCCGACGACAAACGTCGGCTCCACAAGCGCACCGATCAACATCACGATCTCGAATACGGGGGAATCGTCAGTTACGCTCCAGACACCAGCTGTAAGCGGGGATTTTGCGCCCTCAGCGAATACCTGCGGTGAATCGCTCGCTTCGCAGACCGGATGCACCGTTTCCGTCGTCTTTCATCCGACCCTGTCCGGGGTGCGAACTGGAAGATTTTCGATCACGGACAGTGTGGGCACGCAGGTCGCTTCGCTGAGCGGGTCGGCGCAAACCCTAGCTACCGACGACCTTTCGCCGCTTATGCTCAGCTTTGGAGCGCAGGTGCTGAATACGACCAGCGTGAGCCAGACAGTGACCCTGACAAACTCGGGAGACACGCCACTCACCTTGATCGCGGCCAACAGGACGACCGGCGACTTTACCGTAGTGAATGGATGTGGAAACTCGTTGAACGGTCATAGCGCCTGCGCGATCTCCCTTGCATACGTGCCGAAGACGGTCGGGCCGGAGACTGGATCGCTCACCGTGTCGGATCAGCTTCGCAGCCAGATGGTCATGCTGACCGGGACCGGGCTCGCTCCCGCCGGCGTTTCTCTGTCACCGTTTGCAGGGATTGCATTTGGAGCCACGGCGGTAGGCGTCACGTCGTCTGCGCAGACCGTCACCCTCACCAACAACGGTGGTGTGGCGCTTAATTTACAGAGCGCCTCGATCTCGGGAGACTTCGTGATCCTGGGTGGGAGCAATGGCTGCGGGAACACGCTTGCAGTTGCGACCTCATGCACTCTCCAAGTCGCATTTGTCCCCACAGTAGGCGGAACGCGCACAGGATCGCTTGCGTTCACCGATAGCGCGGCGAATTCCCCACAGACGTTGACGCTCAGCGGTACTGCGATTGATTTCACGCTTACGCCGGACGGACCGACGAGTGTGAGCGTGTCGAACGGGGTGGCGGGGAAATTTCCTCTTCTTCTCACCTCGGCTACCGGCACGCCTGGAACCGCGAGTTTCGCTTGTGCCGGCGCACCAGCGAATGCGACCTGCAATGTGACTCCGCAGGATCCTGCGCTTGGCGGGACGACCGTGATCTCGGTGACGCTCGCCACGGGCGTCTCGGCATCTGGTGCCGCAGCCAGGCGGAACCGGTTTGCAACGACGATTTGGCTGGAGGCAGTGCTTCCGTTGTGGATATTCGCCTTCCGCCGTAACAATCGCCCTGGACGATCCTGGAGAGGATTTATCCTCTGCCTGCTCTGCGCGGGGCTGATCGGTTTTGCGGGGTGCGGCGCCGATCGTCTGATTCCGGAGACGGGAGCGGGAACGTCGTCTCCGGGCGGAGTAGTAACACCAAGCGGTTCATACAGCGTTGCTGTCTCCGCGATGAGCGCCGGGCTGACACGGACGGTGAATCTGACCTTGATCGTGCAGTAGCTCATGCGGATTGGCCTGCGCTGACGCCCGAGGCCCAGGCCCATTGGAAGTTGTAACCACCGAGCCAGCCAGTGACGTCGATGACTTCGCCTATGAAGTAGAGGTTCGGGACGAGACGGCTTTCTAGGGTCCGGGCGTCGAGTTGATCGGTGTCCACTCCTCCTACGGTGACCTCGGCTTTGGTGTAACCTTCGGTGCCTGCGGGAGTGATTCTCCAGGAATGGATCTTCTGTTCCAGGGCGGCCAGGCTCGGATTGGTCCAGTCGTCGGGTTGATTGATCTGGGTCCAGCGATCAGCGAGGCGGGCGGGGAAGATTGTGCGGAGCGCCTGGGCGAGGGCGGCGGGATCGCGCCGTGCGTTCTGTTCGCGGAGTGGATCGAGAACCTTGGTTCCGGGTGCGAGATCGAGTTCGAGAGGTTCGCCTGGGGTCCAGTAGGAGGAGATCTGGAGGGTCGCGGGACCGCTGATTCCGCGATGGGTGATGAGGAGCTTCTCACGGAAGGCCGGTTTGGTGCGGGACTTAGCGGTTGTGGTGGCGACGACCTCAGTGGAGAGACCGGATAAGTCGCACCATAGATCGCGGTCTTCGGGGGTGAAGGTGAGGGGGACGAGGCCGGGGCGACAAGGGACGATGCGGTGGCCGAAGCGTTCGGCGAGACGGTAGCCGAAGGAGGTTGCTCCCATTTTTGGGATCGATAGGCCGCCGGTGGCGACGATGATGGATTCGGCGAGGAGATCGGGGGAGTTCTTCAGCTTTAGGCGGAAGATTCCAGTTGGTTCGTGATCGACTGAGAGGATCTGGGCGTTGGTGCGCAAGGCGACATTGGCTTCGGTGCATTCGCGCTCGAGCATCGTGACGATGTCGTGGGAGGAGCGGTCGCAGAAGAGTTGACCGAGTGTTTTCTCGTGATAAGAAATTTTGTGGCGCTCGACCATCGCGATCATGTCGGTGGGGGTGAAGCGGGCGAGGGCTGACTTGGCGAAGTGCGGGTTTGCGGAGAGGAAGTTTTCAGGGCGGCAGTTTAGATTGGTGAAGTTGCAGCGGCCTCCTCCGGAGATGAGGATCTTTTTCCCTGCTTTTTCTGCATGGTCGAGGACGACGGTGCGGCGACCCCGGCGCCCGGACTCGATGGCCGCCATCAGGCCAGCCGCCCCGGCTCCGAGGATGGCTACGTCGGTCGACTGCATGCTAGCCGACTCTCAGGATCACGCACTTGAGGTAGTTGCTCTCGGGCAGGGTGAGGATGGAGGGGTGATCGGGCGCGGCACCGCGGGTTTCGAGGACCTGGACGCGGCGGGTTGCGTCGGAGGCGGCGGTGCGGAGGACCTCCATGAAGTCGACGAGGGGGACGTGGTGGGAGCAGGAGCAGGTAATGAGCGATCCACCTGGCCGGAGCATCTTCATGGCGCGGAGGTTGAGCTCCTTGTAGCCACGGAGGGCACCTTCGGCAGCTCGGCGGGACTTGGCGAAGGCGGGCGGATCGAGGACGATGGTGTCGTAGTGGCGACCGGAGGACTCGAGCTCGTGGAGTAGCTCGAAGGCGTCGGCTTCGATCCAGTCGATTTCGGCGGCGAGATCGGGATTCAGGGCAAGGTTGCGGTCGGCGACCTCGAGGGCGGAGCGGCTGGCGTCGACGCCGGTGACGGTGCGGCAGGTCTGGGCCATGTGGAGGGCGAAACCGCCCTGGTAGGTGCAGACGTCGAGGGCTTCGCCCCGGGCGTAACGAGCAGCGGCGGCATAGTTGAGGCGCTGGTCGAGGAAGGCGCCGGTCTTCTGGCCGGAGGTAGCGTCGAAGTGGAAGCGCAGGCCGTTGAGGGTGAAGACAGTTGCGAGCGGTGCGGGCTGGTTTTCCCCGGTTTCCGCAGGATGGGAGGAGAAGAGCGGCTCGGGTGATGGGGCGGGGAGACGTTCGAGCTCGCGGACGCGTGGGTCGGGGCGCTCGACGATGGTGAGCTTGTCCATGGGCCCGAGGCCTTCGCGGAGGGATTCGACGACGGTGGCGCGGAGGTCGTCCTGGGCGGTTCCCTGGGTGAGGAGCTGAAGGATGGCGAGGTCGTTGTATCGATCGATGACGATGCCGGGCAGGGCATCGGCCTCGCTGAAGACGAGGCGGAGGGCGTGGGTTTCGGGGGTGAGCTCGGCGCGGAGGGCGAGGGCGGCGGCCATACGGCCACGGACGGTCGCGAGATAGGCTTCGCGGGTGACGGCTGGCTCGGCTGAGACCATGCGGAGGGTGATCTCGGAAGCGTCGCTGTAGAGGGCGGAGCCGAGGGGAATGGCGCGGCTGTCGACGACGGTGACGAGGGCTCCACCGGCAAAGGACTCTGAGCCGAGCGCGGGGGTGAGTTCGACGACGTCGGAGCGGTAGACCCAGAGATGACCTTCGCGGAGGCGGTCCGCAGCGCGGCGGCTGACGACGACTGCGGGACCATAAGGCTTCGGGGCTCCCTGGCGGATTGCGCCAGCGGCGACGCGATGTACGTCTGGCCGATTGGCGCTGGCTGGTCCGGTTATTTTGTCGGTCGGCTTTGTCATCCCTGATGGTCGCATGCGCTTCTTTCTCGTTCGCTTGTTCATGAAGCTGTGGGCAGGGCACCCCCCCTCCTCATAGCCTGGGTCTAACTTGTTTCTTGACAATGGTTTACGGTAGACCTTCCGCTGCAAATTACTCAAAGCAAAAAGGTTACGGCTAAAAATTAGTAAAGAAAGGACTTAGGAGGCGAAACAGACTTCGGCGGCGACAAATCCTCGCAAAAGCGGCGTTCTGCACAGAGTTCTCTTCTTTTGAATTATGTGACTGACTTATCCTCAGAACTTCGATCTGTCTTAAATTGTAGCGGGTCGACCATAACTAAAAGGACATTGATAAGTGATTTTTTTTGAGTGAGATGTGCGATTTGCCTCTTGACAACTTTTTCCACAGGCCGTCGGCGGCGTTTCCGCGGTGGCTCGAGGGTTTCGGGGGAGCTTTACTCTTCGAAGAGGGGATGAGTTGTCGATGACGGAGAACGAACGCAGGCTTGCGCTTGATGAACTGACATCCAGTGAGGAACGCGTGGTGAACCTCGTGGCTGGACTGACTCCGGAGCAGTGGAGCTTTCGAGAGTCGCCGGATCGGTGGTCGATCGCGGAAAACGTCGAACACCTGGTTGTGTTCGAGGGGTTCCTTATGGGGATCATCGCGAAGATGGTCGAAGCCGACGGTTTGGCAGGGGAGCGACCGAACGAGGTTCAAGGTGTGGCCGAGAGGGATGAAAAGGAGCGGCTTGTGCTCGGGCTTTCGGGGTCCCGCTCGGTTCCTCTTCGGTCCCGCGAGGTGGTACGGCCGAGCGGCCGGTGGCCGGATACCGCAGTGATGGTGGACGAGCTACGGCAGGCGAGAGCGCGCACGGTCGCGTTCGCCGGGGCGACGAACGCCTCGCTCCGGAGCCACTTTTTCACGCATGTGGCGTTTGGGGATCTTGACGGGTACCAGTGGCTGCTCCTGATCGGGCAGCACACGGCGAGGCATGTGCTGCAGATCGAGCAGGTGATGGCCGATCCGGGATTTCCTCGTTCCGCGTAGGCGCTCCGGAGTTTGCTGTGGAATTCACGCAGCCAGCGGAAAGGGTGGAGCATCCTAAGAGGCATGGAATATCGTCAGCTTGGCAGATCAGGATTGAAGGTTCCGGAGCTTTGCTTCGGTGCAGGAACATTTGGCGGTTCGAACGAGTTCTTCAAGGCATGGGGTGAGTCGGATGTCGCCGAGGCGACACGGCTTGTGGATGTCTGCATGGAGGCGGGGGTCAACCTGTTCGATACCGCCGATGTGTACTCGGATGGAACGAGCGAGGAGATCCTTGGGGCGGCGGTGAAGCATCTGAACCGCGACGATGTGTTGATCTCGACTAAGTGCACGTTCCGGCTGGGCAAGGGGCCGAATGATGTTGGGTCTTCGCGTTACCACATGATTCAGTCGGTCGAGCGGTCGTTGAAGCGGCTGGGAACGGACTACATCGACATCTATCACCTGCACGGGTATGACGCGATGA
This genomic window from Granulicella sibirica contains:
- a CDS encoding beta strand repeat-containing protein is translated as MPGAVLAPRITGLGAAWTSAGPNQVATTAFGNVTGRVTAIAVDPADVTGNTVYLGSSGGGVWKSINAAGPVGNVKFLPLTDVLPVFAANLRSFVTPSLSIGALTVQPGVGLGAAILAGTGDPNDATDSYYGSGILRSVDGGSTWTIAVGGSDGFAGSHSFTGLGAAGFAWSTATSGLVVAAMSQSREGLLENDPASNSVLGLYYSTDAGATWELSTVMDGSQIVQSPLVLGDDGNGSAATSVVWNPIRQEFLAAIRYHGYYSSPDGATWTRLDRQPGSGLTSVACPAQHLGPGSSDCPIFRGSLAVQPVTGDTFALTVDSNNLDQGLWQDVCGASGPGCASQQITFGTQIASTPLERGSGSTEIPQADYDLALTAVPVASGDTVNTLLFVGTEDLYRCTLTNGQGATCLLRNTTNAMNGCLAPAKVASAQHAIAIAELAEPLVYLGNDGGLWRSVDGVAQTGLACSADDATHFDNLNGSLGSLAESVSLASSPTDGNTLLLGVGANGTALTSNASALEPWVQLATGEGGTVAIDQTNPLNLFISTGSGVSISSCDKGPGCGPNDFAGLPTIGSAQVSGDAALVDAPFLLDPVLASNIITGTCRVWRGPSSGGSAWSGSNALSAFFSGSPSAACVSGTNPLVRSLGAGGPPSSTAASQNAGATVLYAGLAGTLDGGGSIGGHLLTVSSADTAGPATVWHDAAGTNVSNDIADGGKFNPGGFDLSSIAVDAHDATGRTVYVTLMGFAGRGVNAPHLYRSLDGGGSWANLSSNLPNAPANSVVIDPNDANTVYVAMDTGVYVTTQVAMCSSANCWSLYGTALPNAPVVQLVASAGVATSDGRTGELLAATYGRGVWRIPLLTAVSPAVPAITLSPTTLSFGDTAVATESASQTVTVTNSGNASLTVTGVTASGDFVETDNCIGPGVTIAVGATCTVSVSFLPASSGVRSGLLTVYGNVPLGQAIVSLAGTGTSAAAIVLNPIAVTFPTTNVGSTSAPINITISNTGESSVTLQTPAVSGDFAPSANTCGESLASQTGCTVSVVFHPTLSGVRTGRFSITDSVGTQVASLSGSAQTLATDDLSPLMLSFGAQVLNTTSVSQTVTLTNSGDTPLTLIAANRTTGDFTVVNGCGNSLNGHSACAISLAYVPKTVGPETGSLTVSDQLRSQMVMLTGTGLAPAGVSLSPFAGIAFGATAVGVTSSAQTVTLTNNGGVALNLQSASISGDFVILGGSNGCGNTLAVATSCTLQVAFVPTVGGTRTGSLAFTDSAANSPQTLTLSGTAIDFTLTPDGPTSVSVSNGVAGKFPLLLTSATGTPGTASFACAGAPANATCNVTPQDPALGGTTVISVTLATGVSASGAAARRNRFATTIWLEAVLPLWIFAFRRNNRPGRSWRGFILCLLCAGLIGFAGCGADRLIPETGAGTSSPGGVVTPSGSYSVAVSAMSAGLTRTVNLTLIVQ
- a CDS encoding NAD(P)/FAD-dependent oxidoreductase — translated: MQSTDVAILGAGAAGLMAAIESGRRGRRTVVLDHAEKAGKKILISGGGRCNFTNLNCRPENFLSANPHFAKSALARFTPTDMIAMVERHKISYHEKTLGQLFCDRSSHDIVTMLERECTEANVALRTNAQILSVDHEPTGIFRLKLKNSPDLLAESIIVATGGLSIPKMGATSFGYRLAERFGHRIVPCRPGLVPLTFTPEDRDLWCDLSGLSTEVVATTTAKSRTKPAFREKLLITHRGISGPATLQISSYWTPGEPLELDLAPGTKVLDPLREQNARRDPAALAQALRTIFPARLADRWTQINQPDDWTNPSLAALEQKIHSWRITPAGTEGYTKAEVTVGGVDTDQLDARTLESRLVPNLYFIGEVIDVTGWLGGYNFQWAWASGVSAGQSA
- a CDS encoding class I SAM-dependent rRNA methyltransferase, whose amino-acid sequence is MTKPTDKITGPASANRPDVHRVAAGAIRQGAPKPYGPAVVVSRRAADRLREGHLWVYRSDVVELTPALGSESFAGGALVTVVDSRAIPLGSALYSDASEITLRMVSAEPAVTREAYLATVRGRMAAALALRAELTPETHALRLVFSEADALPGIVIDRYNDLAILQLLTQGTAQDDLRATVVESLREGLGPMDKLTIVERPDPRVRELERLPAPSPEPLFSSHPAETGENQPAPLATVFTLNGLRFHFDATSGQKTGAFLDQRLNYAAAARYARGEALDVCTYQGGFALHMAQTCRTVTGVDASRSALEVADRNLALNPDLAAEIDWIEADAFELLHELESSGRHYDTIVLDPPAFAKSRRAAEGALRGYKELNLRAMKMLRPGGSLITCSCSHHVPLVDFMEVLRTAASDATRRVQVLETRGAAPDHPSILTLPESNYLKCVILRVG
- a CDS encoding DinB family protein, which encodes MTENERRLALDELTSSEERVVNLVAGLTPEQWSFRESPDRWSIAENVEHLVVFEGFLMGIIAKMVEADGLAGERPNEVQGVAERDEKERLVLGLSGSRSVPLRSREVVRPSGRWPDTAVMVDELRQARARTVAFAGATNASLRSHFFTHVAFGDLDGYQWLLLIGQHTARHVLQIEQVMADPGFPRSA